A region from the uncultured Macellibacteroides sp. genome encodes:
- a CDS encoding helix-turn-helix domain-containing protein, translating to MQNVYLATIFAGALICLLTSLLLFFRRKDGERSRTILACIVLFSVFNYLTRFVTLSNGEIPQLIVSAPMLLLAIFMVISYIMYPVEVISPGWLNFRRIIKLYSLCIILLGIYLISLWAKVEYSPYNSLLEMFSHTGQFDVWFRLLLVFFIFMPILFIFFIPYTRRYNNTDYVWIKKYVITLSINCLAYILVLTFDTPVVHTLYYYVSVGCSLFIVYMELFVRLIGKPVLAETTTQKAEEPLLPCDEPASKSKNPVLIDKLNAYMVKTCAWRDPDLSLNTLAQALCTNRTTLTQVMQENGYESYTTYVNNLRIGDFLDQVESKQSVNFQEAFFDAGFRSRATALRNFRQITGTTPSEYFQRHNGKIRRE from the coding sequence ATGCAAAATGTATACTTAGCCACAATATTTGCCGGCGCACTAATCTGTCTGCTTACTTCTTTATTGCTTTTCTTCCGCCGTAAAGACGGAGAACGTTCGCGTACCATCCTTGCCTGCATTGTGTTATTCTCCGTTTTTAATTATTTAACTCGCTTCGTAACCTTAAGCAACGGTGAAATACCCCAATTAATAGTATCTGCTCCCATGTTGTTGTTAGCGATTTTTATGGTAATCTCATACATAATGTATCCCGTTGAAGTGATATCGCCGGGGTGGCTTAATTTCAGACGGATTATTAAACTATATTCTCTCTGTATTATTTTACTGGGAATTTATCTGATTTCCCTTTGGGCTAAGGTTGAATATTCTCCTTACAATTCTCTTCTGGAGATGTTTTCCCATACAGGACAATTCGATGTCTGGTTCCGACTCTTGCTTGTTTTTTTTATTTTTATGCCCATTTTGTTTATATTTTTTATCCCTTACACCAGACGTTATAACAATACAGACTATGTATGGATAAAAAAGTATGTGATTACACTTTCTATCAACTGCTTGGCTTATATTCTGGTATTAACCTTCGATACACCGGTTGTTCACACACTTTATTATTATGTGAGTGTTGGTTGTAGTCTTTTCATCGTTTATATGGAATTGTTCGTCCGCCTGATAGGAAAACCTGTATTGGCGGAGACAACTACTCAAAAGGCGGAAGAACCTCTCTTGCCTTGTGATGAGCCTGCAAGTAAGTCGAAGAATCCAGTTTTAATAGATAAGTTGAATGCCTACATGGTAAAAACATGCGCATGGCGAGATCCCGACTTATCGCTTAACACCCTCGCGCAGGCTCTATGTACTAACCGCACTACCCTGACTCAGGTAATGCAGGAAAATGGATACGAAAGCTATACAACCTACGTCAACAACCTACGTATCGGCGACTTTCTTGATCAGGTTGAATCGAAACAATCGGTCAACTTTCAGGAGGCTTTTTTTGATGCCGGATTTCGTTCCCGTGCCACAGCCTTACGCAATTTTCGTCAAATTACCGGAACGACCCCTTCGGAATATTTTCAAAGGCACAACGGAAAAATAAGGCGAGAATAA